atcaagaaataatgcttcactcttcgtagaactatttaaagaccaatcagaccatttacatactctgaatcactgcgcatatatccatgacaaccacgaattattgcatatccgtacgcaattattttcactaagcacaaaagagttccagcaaatttttttttacttaattttgtttaactgagttgggagaaaaagcatctaccacagccgctcgtgtaagataggttcatcctgacCCTCGCGCAggtcggtaaacctcgtttccgcaaaacaccctatgctcgggtcggaatgaacctatcttacactctcgaccatggaagatacttataatctagttttatatagtatatatgccctgtgttgtttgttgagttttatgctgttgtttcatgtttcttgtttgtgtttttttggttttgtgttgtatgtatttggcgtttaccctgagCAATTAAACgtggtttatgttaaaacttttggatactgagcttgtttctgtaggttttcTCGTATTATATTGTCAACATTATTCCATTATCAACACGATGTCATCTCCTTTTTTAAATCTACGACACATGGCCAAACACATGCAttcacacatacatacataaaactATATCATACATGCACGTTACTGCAACGACTGAATATGCACATGTTTGCCCCGTTACTTGTCTATTCGAATAATATACGTTATTGGGACACACACTTTTAATACtcgatatttatatgaaaaaaatacagaaacaagctcagtagcaaaaagtttaaacatcagtttttaaattttatcttCATAATAAATGGGCATATATGTGCATTAAACAGTGCAATAATGGCTGCGCGGTGCCCCTGGATGGTAATATCTTCGGCAAGTCTTCggcaataaatattttttgtttttcttttttgaatgcCATGAGTACGTACACCTAATGAGGATTGTATCAGCAACCACTTGGGTGAAAGGCGGGCATCTACCCAACTCGTCCTTGACACTATGGTCAATCTCTCGTACCCACAACCTTTCGAATGAGAGGCAGACTTCTATTCCAccagaccactcttaccctggtgagGACCAACCCACAGCCTTTCGGGTGAGATGCGGACATATTTACCAATATACCACTCTCATTTCTTAAAAGTTTGTTATCGTTTTTATGCTATAGTGTCATTAAAATCATGcacatattatgtttaaaacggTTTCTTCCCTGAAAATTATGATACAATGATTAAGATACGTTATGATTGTAGACATTATATACTTTTGCTGTGATCAAGTGGTTGTGATTTTGCTTATGTGGTTTAAACTGCACCTTtactatattttgaaatattttgtcatCCTTCAGTGATGAAAATAAACTCTTAACTCCACATTATACTCTTACTGCATTATAACCAAAACAGACAAGTGAGTTCATTAATTAAGTAAATGATTCACCGGAACATTTCATAACTAAATGCAAACGTGTATTATTAGATTCACTTCAGTTGTTCATCCGTTCATGCTGTTTACCAACACCTGTATATTTCGAAATGTCCTCCCGTATCCAtacatatatagagagagaCCTTCTAAGAGCAACCGTAGTAAAGGAAAGAAGAACTACAGGCAATTCAACGATATCAACGTTTAGAGGCGATTATACGTTAAATACCAATTGTATCGAAATTCCggtatgtaaataaaatgtctttattttcTCTAATCTTTTAATAAAGATTATGACGAAGAAATAGTGTTTTCGCTCGTTCGTTCCTTTTATTTTATCTGTATCTATATGTATACTCTGTCaagaatattttcaacattttgttcaaatatggTTCAAAGCAAATACTCAATGTGTTTTCTTTCTTGACAGTTAGTCAATCAAACTATGTTCGGATACATCGTTTTGGTCACAATGGCGGCCGTGTCCGTGTGCACACGCGCTAACCCAGTCACATCAACGACATCGTCAACGACAACAACAGCACCATCACCGACACCAGTGGTTTCATCATCAGTACCAGTGGCAGAAAACTCATCACAGCCAAGTATACAGAACGCTGCTGTTTTCCTGTGTGCGGACCTTGTCTATCAGAGTGAGCTATTAGCACTATTCCCTCCAGCGGATATCTCGGTGCacaacataataaatgaaactAAAGCTAAAGAATACCATGACAGAAGTTTGgactttttttgtgaaaatgacaAACTTGACACTTATGTGTCTTGcgtcaatattttaacaatgttcaAATTCAATGCTATTGACAAACAGATTGCTGAGTACATAGATATGAGCAAATTTGGATCGGCAATGAAGACTTATTGTAACAGTAAGGaacttatcaaacaaaattacatGTGTGTCCTTGAAACTGTACGAAGTCGTTCAATTCCCTGTCAGTTGGGGGGAATGTATGGACTGAACCAGGGTGTTGAGATGGGTTTGAGACTTGGACTCAGCAAGGAAGTCTATTGTTCAATCCGTTCTGCTGCTATATCATGTAGAAGTGATCAGTTTGCAAGGTGTAACGGCGACCTTGCGAGGGAAATGGAGTCCGTTTATAATGACCTTTCAGCCGAACGTTGTTTGTGAGCTCAAAATTgttattgaatttgaattttgtaatgtattttgttttctttaaataaaagaacaccaatgcatgtatatttaaataactagATAATTTGAGAACGATATATGGACGATATTGcatttttctatcaatttacttaactaataaatgaaatactaaTGAAAAAACAGCGTTtctataacattatattttatttagacgCTCATTCCTTTCTAATTGACCTATCCTATTTTAGAATGCTCAACAGTATACGTGtattatcataaattatttcatatttatacatatagtTTTTTGgatcaaattaaatgttttgataatccattaatgtgtttcttttgttattgcattctataaaaaaaaataacataaacaaactaGTGAAAAAGCATTTTGTGGAGTCTGGAGTCCCGCAATTTAGGACTTCTTTAATATCAGTCTGACAGggtttgaaaataataactgTGGCTACGTACTGTGACTGTATATGATTGCAACGTAACTTGGAAAAGTCACTATCTGTTTTATTCCGATGCCTTCGTTAAAGTTAAGTTTTCTGATTACTTTTGGGATAAGTTTGAGGTTTTATTTCCGTTTAATTACCGCAATTCCTACATAGACTTTCGCTTTGCTTTCGCTGACCAATTAAGTTCAGTAACCCTCTGACGAATTACTGAAATCACTGTTAACGGTGTGTGCTGTATTTATCTTTCTTTCTTAAACTTTAACAACACgtgtcatgtttttatatttgtcatttggACATAACAGACAGGgttaatagctatttttattgATCATACTTGGGATTTAACGCTGATAACCATTCAATTAACCTAATACATGTATCTCTACCTGTCggtaaaattaatttttatatattatatataagcaCACTAGTTCTAAGAGCCAAGTAATAGTTGGTTTCATAAAAAAGTTGGTTTCATAGTATTTGTGAATGCATGTGTTTGACCATAGTATTTTCACAGTAAACTAAGACGTGAAGATATaaactttaagaaatatttttaaaatcaagagAAGATACGTACCCTTGATCAAAACTTGATAAAGTGATGTCATTGTTCTGTGAGGGTCGCAAAGTATCGTTAGGACTCATTTTACTTTGTGTAGAGGAATCGTAACATTATAACctgggagtcgatatattatgacccgatggtcactttttttctatttttcgcacctgttgatttttaaacaagTGGAAAACTGACGTAACGAATGACTGTTTCACAATACCTTTTACAAACTGTAATATAAAGCACAGACAacctcatttaaaaaaagattacctTAAGATTGTGGGTCCTTGTTCTATATTTGTTTAAGGGCAAGTATCAACGACCGACATTTCCACCTTGCTGACTTTGTTTTAAGGCGATGATGAATGGTCAAAACCGCACTCTTGTTTAATGACAAGGATCAAAACCATCCCTTGTTTAATGACAAGGATCAAAACCATACCCTTGTTTAATGACAAGGATCAAAACCGTACTCTTGTTTAATGACAATGATCAAAACCATACCCTTGTTTAATGGCAAGGATCAAAACCGCACTCTTGTTTAATGACAAGGATCAAAACCATACCCTTGTTTAATGACAATGATCAAAACCATACCCTTGTTTAATGACAAGGATCAAAACCGTACTCTTGTTTAATGACAAGGATCAACGGTTAACgccaaacattcaaacatataGTGACAAACAAAACTACCAACGGTGTCGAAATAACAACAATATCGCTTTTAAGCATTGACTGTCAGTGTGCTTGGTTTTACGCATAAATTAGGTTGAAGTCCCCCAGGTAACTCCTGTTTCACAGTTTAAAACTGTTCAAAGGCGATAactcaaacatttattaataaagatatttaaatgttaatttatttgcgatttgtatgtgttgtattgtgacTGTGTACGTCTGTTTGGCCTTGTACAGTGTGCATTTTAACAGAATTATCGTTAGGATTTGGATACTAAGCTTGATTCTGTTGTTTCCTTCGCATTTCTGATTAAGATAATTTGAACATCTGTGAGAAAGGTTTCATACTTAATATAggttcatttaaaacatatcaaattaattcatttaaggATATCCGGGCATACTGACAGTTTATTGATCACTTAATAGTGACATTAGGAAATAGTCTTTTCtgtaatgataacaatattaaagccgtgtattttatagcagaaagcgcaaaaatattaaatgattggtgaatgctaaaagatataCTGTGATTTTCTATAGTCTCATTacgtagaaataccgtgttgtatgcgtatttctttcaattttaattcggtatccttcatacgaaccattgttttcgacatttattcgtCCTTTTcggcatattaaaacaattgtattaatataagtaaatcttatttgggaaagtgcatctttaaagggcATGTGCAATTCCAACATCATATTACACCGATCGATTGATCGAATCAATGGTCGATTCATTGGTCTATTAATTagttaattgattgattgattgattcttAGATTGATTCTTAGATTGATTCTTTGTTTCTTGGCTCATTCTACATGCGATCATTTTGATATATGTCATtaagttaaataattatgaaacaaatgaacGCTAGAAGGTAAATTATGTAATTCAAAATGCAAGCTTCgcattttaaattttctattttttcataaacaacTAGCAAACTATCcattaatataaattgtttttactgttataaaaatatcattgttcATTTCACTCTGGCTCAGTTAGTTAATATTTGCTTGTTatctaaacaaatattaattaaaacaacaacattcctTTATCAGTTGATTAACTGATTGACCTTTATTCATgttatatcatgtttatttacGCATTGTATGTGGGAAAGTTCTTGTaaatgaacagaacagaacagagttTATTCGACTTAAACCATTACGGTTTGTCATCGTAGACATATACAAATAGATGAATAACTGTTAAATAAATAGCAAGAAACGAATAGTATTGCtaaatatgacatttcaataaaaataagttcattaatataaaaaatataacaaatactaatatatcaaaacatcaTGAGTATATTACGCAAagacaaacaaaatcaaacagaCGAGTGTTATTCTATACGTTATTTCTAATTCAATATGCACCTTATATCATATATCTCTTATGaatgattaaacttgaaatatgaAAAGAATGATATTCGAGGAAATTAAATTAGGTAACACAAAAAGTAGGCTTCGCTTTTAAAAGCGATAATTGTCTCCCCTTAATCAAACTGCCATTTTTGGACCCATGTTTTAAACCTTCCCAGTCAACAAACAAACGCCATAAGTTGTTGTATCTGactatcaaatatttcatgagATGGATGGAGATTGCTATTTCCATGTGTAGCCGTTACAGACCACGTGTCCAAATACGTTACGTTGTCCCAAAGATGTTGAAATGTTTCCTTTACGATATCTTGATAAATTAAGCTCAACCTATTATCAAACCACCTTGTGTCATCGTGACAGACGTGCGGCCCTTTGTAAAATAGTTTAACTTTAGGTTTCCTCTTGATTAACTGTTCCAATGCCTTTGCAAGTTCATGAATTCGCTGTTTGTAAACATTAATAGGATATGCTTGAAAGTGAGTGTGGTAACCTACAACAATGATTAATTTGTCATCTGGAATATCACTGTTTGACAGTTTTTTGAGTTCTGATGGAAATGATGTAATTCCGTTCGGAGGGAAATCTGGATTATGAAAAGGCATTTCATGTTTCAAATAGGCTGTTGTTATACCAAAGTTACTATAAGTTGTTCTTGAATGATACGTTCTTCCTTTACCTAGACCATCACGAAGACTTTTCTTACTGAAATCGTTTTCTAAAATAGATCTAGCAAAGAATTCAAAGTAATTTCTTATAGTAGAATCTCCAAAGAAGTATACGGTTTTATTCTTTAAGCACTCGCGGTAGCTTTTGATTGTAGGCACGCACGATGAAAAACACTTTACAAAGTGCCACTGACCTTCCAACCAGTACCCACTAGGATACGCGTCTATTTCTGTCCAAGACTGAGACGAGGACCTTTCAGAACATGATATATTCCCTTTGGAATTTGTTTCCATGAGTGTGTGGTTAATCGACACTTGGtcattgaaatatgaaacaGTCGGCAATAAAACCTTCTCAGAAGCTTTGGCGTCACCTGTTTTAAAAGCCCCAGTTCCAAAGGAATATATATCCTCACAATAAATACCATGTCTCTTTGGTTTGCCACAATACCAGGACATTCCATcatttatcaatgtaaaattgCAAAGTTTGTCGTAACCATACATATAAGCGGTTGGCCCACAAGGTGTATATTCACGTTCGCCCTGTGACGTCACAAACAGACCTCTGATTCCCCATCCATTTTCCATGGTGAACACCTGATTACCAAATTTTTCAACTGCTTTGTCACGAAGACAATAATTCTCAATAAAAGATGCTACCCTCACACTTATTTCTGTTGATCCACTCCACCATATACGAAGAGACGCCGTGTAGCTTCCATTGTTGAAATCAACCACGTGACTGCTCGATCTTCCGTTCCCTTTCGTTTGTTTGGCTGTTACAATCAAGACGTCACCTCCAATTGTTTTTAGCATGTTTCGATggttatatgttgaaataaagaCATATATGAGGTTGCTATCACTTTCATCTTGTTCGACATCATTTATTCTCGAATACTTGACGCTGGTTTTGGTCGTGTTTAAATCTTTTCCATCTATAGAGCTGCATAACTGTCTTAGTTCGCTGAGTCTTTGTTCAACATTATACATGACTGTTTTCGAATGTCTTAATGGAGCAGATACctctttaattttatttaatactcTTAAATCATTTGACTCTACTTGATCATACGACATATAGCTCAGGTAAAGTCCACAAAACATGCAAATGCACAAAACTATCAGCAATAGTTTGCATCGGAAGCCTTTCATGATATTATTGACACAGTCCTTGTTAAAGATGTGCCtgtaataaagaaaacaacattttactgAAAGAATCATCTccaaattcaaatgtttatagCATTGTGAATAGcaattgttcaaatttaatatcttgTCTAAAATATGGCTGCATAATTATCATATCAAATGCTCAGATCGTTATAATGACACTGCAGCTGTGAtctttttatactttatattataaatgcattgaaCAAAGTATCTTATAGAGTTGCTAAggtcataaataattaaactcTGCAGTTTCCTATTAATGTTGATTTAAGAAGTAAACAATGAAATTGTCACTTAATTTAAttggtaaaatatttcttagaatttaaaataaaatcggTTACCATTAAATCcagactgaaataaaaaatatatagtcCGTACTATATTGGTGAATATGTTTCGATAAATGAATATCCTTTAAAGAAATGCACACTTCGTAGCGAATTTCAACTTGTCAACTTGTTATAAATGACAGATGTGTCATTATGTCACTATTAAGTGAGCGGTAAATTGTCAGTATGACCCAAATACTTATACGATATCCTTATATGAATTAACTGTGTtggtatgtttataaataaacctttattactaatgataattttatttcttttacgaaTGATTTTTAATATGCGCAGATTGCTGAAATTGCTGATCAGCGTATATCATGATTTTAAGTCTAGTATTGATTGTGGCCTAAACACAATCAATACTAGACTTAAAATCATgataaatgattatatatatatatatatatatatatatatatatatatatatatatatatatatatatatatatatatatgtatgtgtgtgtgtgtgtgtgtgtgtgtgtgtgtgtgtgtgtgccttcctaaaacttaaacattgagctctgtctgaaataattattatttattgtattgcaaGTTACTTTCCTTTCGCTGTATCTTACTACATGTACACAATACTCATCGCCAACCATATGAATGTATTaaccattgtatttgtatacagTACTAATGGGCTTATGCCTACTGTATATGTTTTtccacaataaataaaaaaataaaatatttgccaATCAATGTCCAATACATGGCTAACAGAAAGCTATGACTTTCGATATGTTTTTAATGATGTACAAACTATGAATCCGTTATATTATAGATACTTTGATACAGGAATCCACTGGAAATTATCTAAACCAATAATACTATTAAGACAGCAGTGACAAGCCCAGAATcgaaaaggaaaataaaatactgtGAACAAGAAGAGAAACAAATTGTAATATTATGAAGTGCTAAAtatgttactattttattaaacacggagaagaaaaaaatgtgttagctacttgtattaaaacatgcaatttatgtTAGTAATAATCATAAACGCTCAGATTCGtgatattgtataaataagTATGTACATAAATAGGCCTATCCAAAGGCAAACATGATATCGTTTTCATAATATGTGACATACATGTTCGACGTGCTTTGGTGATACTTTTTTTCTCTGTAAGTGTCCAGaagcaaattatttaatatcatatatacGCTCTGAGTTTCTAGAAATACGACATGTGTTACGTGGTAAACTATGTAtctatgtgttttttttatattgcagttAGTCAATATTTCGCAAGGAAATATATACCTTAAACAATACAATGGTGGAGAATGGAATGGcagtattttacaaaatatttgacattaaaaGTTCAAATTGGTCGACGTTTTATATGACGTATTTAATGGTTTAATTGTCAACCTATTGAAATTATAACTTAGCAGACGCCTTCAATAGCTTTCGCACTTGGTATATTATAGTGCTGTAAGAAGTATacaattacaaattaaactGTCGTCATCGCAATACAAGAATGGTTGCACGCATACCAGCAACTAACAGTCTCtctattgtttaaataaaaacacaaaagtagcaatatatgtgatttttgtaattgtaatgTAGAAGCTTCAGAACATTATTATAAGAATAATATATTACGTATAGCTGCGAGTGTATTACAATTTACGTGCGTGGTTGTGTGTATTCTCGTGTGAATATAAGAATATGTATAGCTGCATGTGTATAACTATTCacgtgcgtgtatgtgtgttatttcGTGTGAATATAAGAATATGCATAGCTGCGTGTgtatttctatttctatttacgtgcgtgtatgtgtgttatcTCGTGTGAATTATAGCTGCATGTGTATAACTATTtacgtgcgtgtatgtgtgtgatctcgtgctaatataagaatatgtatggctgcatgtgtatttatatttccGCGCGTGCATGTGTGTGATCTCGTGTGAATATAGCAATATGTTTAGCTGCATGTGTATTTCTATTTACGCGCGTGTATGTGAGTGATCTCGTGTGAATATCAGATTATGTATAGCTGCATGTGTATTTCTATTTACGTGCGTGTATGTGAGTGATCTCGTGTGAATATCAGTATATGTATAGCTGCATGTGTATTTCTATTTACGCGCGTGCATGTGTGTGATCTCGTGTGAATATAGCAATATGTTTAGCTGCATGTGTATTTCTATTTACGTGCGTGTATGTGAGTGATCTCGTgtgaatataataatatgtatagTTGCATGTGTATTTCTATTATGCGCGTGCATGTGTGTGATCTCGTGTGAATATAGCAATATGTATAGCTGCATGTGTATTTCTATTTACGTGCGTGTATGTGAATGATCTCGTgtgaatataataatatgtatagTTGCATGTGTATTTCTATTATGCGCGTGCATGTGTGTGATCTCGTGTGAATATAGCAATATGTTTAGCTGCATGTGTATTTCTATTTACGTGCGTGTATGTGAGTGATCTCGTGTGAATATCAGAATATGTATAGCTGCTAGTGTATTTCTATTTACGCGCGTGTATATTTGTGATCTCGTGTGAATAGAAGAATATGTATAGATGCATGTGTATTACTATTTACGTGCGTGTATATTTGTGATCTCGTGTGAATATAAGAATATGTATAGCTGCATGTGTATTTCTATTTACGCGCGTGTATATTTGTGATCTCGTGTGAATATAAGACAATGTATAGCTGCTTGTGTATTTCTATTTACGCGCGTGTATATTTGTGATCTCGTGTGAATATAAGAATATGTATAGCTGCATGTGTATTTCTATTTACGCGCGTGTATATTTGTGATCTCGTGTGAATATAAGAATATGTATAGCTGCATGTGTATTTCTATTTACGCGCGTGTATATTTGTGATCTCGTGTGAATATAAGAATATGTATAGCTGCATGTGTTGTTCTATTTACGTGCGTGTATATTTGTGATCTCGTGTGAATATAAGAATATGTATAGCTGCATGTGTATTTCTATTTACGCGCGTGTATATTTGTGATCTCGTGTGAATTTAAGAATATGTATAGCTGCATGTGTATTTCTGTTTACGTGCGTGTATGTGAGTGATCTCGTGTCAATATAAGAATATGTATAGCTGCATGTGTATTTCTATTTACGTGCGTGTATGTGAGTGATCTCGTGTGAATATTAGAATATGTATAGCTGCATGTGTATTTCTATTTACGTGCGTGTATGTGAGTGATCTCATGTGAATATAAGAATATGTATAGCTGCGTGTGTTACGTGCGTATATGTGTGTGATCTCGTGTAATATAAGAATATGTATAGCTGCATGTGTATTTCTATTtacgtgcgtgtatgtgtgtgatctcgtgtaaatataagaatatgtatAGCTGCATGTGTATTTCTATTTACGTGCGTGTATGTGAGTGATCTCGTGTGAATATTAGAATATGCATAGCTGCATGTGTATTTCTATTTACGTGCGTGTATGTGAGTGATCTCgtgtaaatataagaatatgtatAGCTGCATGTGTATTTCTATTTAcgcgcgtgtatgtgtgtgatctCGAATAAATATAAGAATACGTATAGCTGCATGTGTATTTCTATTtacgtgcgtgtatgtgtgtgatctCGTGTGAATATCAGAATATGTATAGCTGCGTGTGTATTTCTATTTACGCGCGTGTATGTGAGTGATCTCGTGtgaatataagaatataaatagCTGCATGTGTTGTTCTATTtacgtgcgtgtatgtgtgtgatctCGTGTGAATATAAGAATATGTAAAGCTGCATGTGTATTTCTATTtatgtgcgtgtatgtgtgtgagtTCGTgtgaatataataatatgtatagCTGCATGTGTGTTACTATTtatgtgcgtgtatgtgtgtgatctTGTGTGAATATAGGAATATGTAAAGCTGCATGTGTGTTACTATTTACGTGCGTGAATGTGTGTGATCTCGTgtgaatataataatatgtatagttgcatgtgtattactatttacgtgcgtgtatgtgtgtgatctTGTGTGAATATAGGAATAAGTAAAGCTGCATGTGTGTTACTATTTACGTGCGTGAATGTGTGCGATCTCGTGTGAATATAAGAATATGTATAGCTGCATGTGTATTACTATTTACGTGCGTGACTGTGTGTTATCTCATGTGAATATAAGAATATGTATAGCTGCATGTGTAATACTGTTCacgtgcgtgtatgtgtgtgatctcgtgtgaatataaaaatatgtaaagctgCTTGTGTATAACTGTTCACATACGTATTTGTGCGATTTCGTGTGAATATAAGAATACGTATAGCTGTATGTGTATAACTGTTCACGTGCGTGTATGTATGTGATCTCGTGTGAATACAAGAACATGTATAGCTGCATGTGTATAACTATTTACGTGGGGGTATGTGTGTGATCTCGTGTgaatataagaatatatatagCTGTATATGTATAACTGTTCacgtgcgtgtatgtgtgtgatcGCGTGTGGATATCAGAATACGTATAGCTGTATGTGTATAACTGTTCACGTGCGTGTATGTATGTGATCTCGTgtgaatataataatatgtatagCTGCATGTGTATTACTTGAAATGTGCgatatgtatgtgtgtgatAAAATGTGGAATAAGGAATATGTATAGCTGCAAGTGTAATACTATCTacttgtgtgtatgtgtgtaataaaatgtaaatttatgaaTATGTGTAGCTGCATTTGTATTGCTATTTACGTGCGTGAATGTGCTATATCGTGTGAATTCAGGAATATGTATAGCTGTATGTGTATTACTTTTAACGCGCCTGTATGTGTGTGATAAAATGTGGAATAAGGAATATGTGTAGCTGCATTTGTATTGCTATTTACTTGCGTGAATGTGCTATATCGTGAGAATACAtgaatatgtatgtgtattacTTTTAACGTGCCTGTATGTTTGTGATAAAGTGTGGAATTAGGAATATGTATATCTGCATGTGTAGTACTATTTACGCGCTTGTATATGTGTGATATAGTGTGTATACTaagcttgtctctgtagtttttctcatcaataatgaaacaaataatattcgAGGAAGCCAAATTAGGTAACACAAAACGCAAGCTCCGCTTTTAAAAGCGATAACGGTCTCCTCTTTATCAA
The Mya arenaria isolate MELC-2E11 chromosome 12, ASM2691426v1 DNA segment above includes these coding regions:
- the LOC128212185 gene encoding uncharacterized protein LOC128212185 encodes the protein MSSRIHTYIERDLLRATVVKERRTTGNSTISTFRGDYTLNTNCIEIPLVNQTMFGYIVLVTMAAVSVCTRANPVTSTTSSTTTTAPSPTPVVSSSVPVAENSSQPSIQNAAVFLCADLVYQSELLALFPPADISVHNIINETKAKEYHDRSLDFFCENDKLDTYVSCVNILTMFKFNAIDKQIAEYIDMSKFGSAMKTYCNSKELIKQNYMCVLETVRSRSIPCQLGGMYGLNQGVEMGLRLGLSKEVYCSIRSAAISCRSDQFARCNGDLAREMESVYNDLSAERCL
- the LOC128210795 gene encoding NXPE family member 2-like; the protein is MLKTIGGDVLIVTAKQTKGNGRSSSHVVDFNNGSYTASLRIWWSGSTEISVRVASFIENYCLRDKAVEKFGNQVFTMENGWGIRGLFVTSQGEREYTPCGPTAYMYGYDKLCNFTLINDGMSWYCGKPKRHGIYCEDIYSFGTGAFKTGDAKASEKVLLPTVSYFNDQVSINHTLMETNSKGNISCSERSSSQSWTEIDAYPSGYWLEGQWHFVKCFSSCVPTIKSYRECLKNKTVYFFGDSTIRNYFEFFARSILENDFSKKSLRDGLGKGRTYHSRTTYSNFGITTAYLKHEMPFHNPDFPPNGITSFPSELKKLSNSDIPDDKLIIVVGYHTHFQAYPINVYKQRIHELAKALEQLIKRKPKVKLFYKGPHVCHDDTRWFDNRLSLIYQDIVKETFQHLWDNVTYLDTWSVTATHGNSNLHPSHEIFDSQIQQLMAFVC